The DNA segment ATTATGTACATAAAagctttaaattattaataaaaataatttagtaaaattgtttcattcataaatttatttatttactttcttaattcttaagaaaaatcttaaattaacTCGGGTGAGTTGGTGTAATTTTTTGTCCAGCTAGGAAGAAACTTAAGAATGGCTAGCtaacaaataaatttgttgtaaataatccaaaactaaaaactaatagCCGTTATAACCTGTAAATgtaatgaaattttttgctcTGAAGGCCCGAAAACTAAATTGCTTTTATGGGCTCTAGACGTATATTTAGTTCTCTCCTGCTGTATAAATGctgacaataacaaaaaaagctATTTTTGACCAAAAGTAATTGAACTAATTAATTCTATTGCTTTTATTGAATTTACTATATATTTGCATTGACTGATGTTTGTTGACCAAAAATATACAGAatgagagtaaaaaaaaaaagaggaatagGTTCATGACTCTCTGGCTGGTGAGTTGGCAACTCAACAAAAATTGTATTACCAAACAAGCAAAGTTATGAATAGCCAAGCTTATAAAAACAGCACCCCagcaaagagaagagaagaaaaccaCCAAAGACTCTGCATTACCAATTTGaaatcaaaaccaaaaccaaaaccatgGAAATTGAAGTTCCTGTTGTGATTGTGGGTGCAGGCCCTGCTGGCCTAGCAACCGCTGCATGCCTTAACAAATATTCCATCCCTAACGTTGTTTTGGAAAGAGATGATTGCCATGCATCTCTTTGGAGGAAAAGGGCTTATGACCGCTTGAAACTTCACTTAGGCAAAGATTTTTGCAACCTCCCTCACATGCCATTTCCGCCTGATTTTCCCACCTTTGTCCCTAGGGTTGACTTTTTACGCTACTTGGACAACTATGTCACCCGTTTTAAAATTTCCATCCGGTACAACCGGAATGTGGAATCTGCTTCTATGGATGAACAAAACAATGGGAAATGGAGGGTTGTTGTCAAGGACACAACAACAAATGCTGATGAGGTTTACGTGGCAAACTATCTGGTGGTTGCAACTGGGGAGAATAGTGAAGGGTATGTGCCCCAGATTGAAGGGCTTGAAGGATTTGAAGGGAAACACATGCATTGCAGCGAGTACCTGAATGGAAGAGACTTGTATGGCAAACATGTCCTTGTTGTTGGCTGTGGCAATTCTGGCATGGAGATCGCTTATGATCTCTCAAATTGGGGTGCAAATACCTCTATTGTTGTTAGAGGCCCTGTAAGTCTTTTCCCCCCTCTCTACATGCCCTTTACGTGGATTCTTCTTATTACAAGACAAGatttataaaaagttgtctaaattaatcttaaaaattgTAAAGGATGATGCTTTTTTAGTCCAACAGgagactaaaatttatttatttttacaaaaaattaagatGGGTATTTTtgctttgaaattattttaatcataattttgtgaataaataaatgagaatcGCTTCGAACAATATTGTATACCATGTTagtcttaaataaataaattaggttttCCTTCAACAGGATTGTTTCTGAAAGATCGAAAAGATctatgagaaataaaaattaaataaataaaaaataaaattatataccatgcatttgtttatgtatgttcaagactaaaatatttaaaaaaattcaaatggatagctttgaaaatgttttaataattattttgagaaaaaaatgaaaatgatttcGAACATGATTGTTTTCGAAAGAAAAGATtggtgaaaaacaaaaaaaaaataaatgaaaaaaaaattataccatgttatttgtttttgtatggttgagactaatttaaaaaaaaaaaattaagatggaTATTTTtgctttgaaattattttaatggtaATTGTgtgaataaacaaattaatgaaaattatgtttgccatctatttcttttcctttgttATAAAAAGTTTAGGTGAGTTAAAAAAACTCACCATAATCAGAGTAAGTCTCATGCTTCAAAAAAGGCTTACGGAATTTTATAGATCTAAATTTCATGTATCTCTCTTTGTATAGGTTCATTATTTTACCAAAGAAATGGTGTACGTGGGAATGTCCTTGCTGAAATACTTCAAAATAGAGAAGGTGGACAAGCTTATGTTGCTCATGAGCAAACTGAAGTATGGAGACATGTCCAATTACGGCTTGATCAGGCCAAAGGATGGACCCTTCTTTCTGAAGAAAAAGGGTGGAACTACCCCTACCATAGATGTGGGTTGTGTTAGTAGGATTAAGAAAGGCGAAGTGAAGGTATTATATGTCTGAAAACACCGTTTATTTCATATTAGTTCCTTACATTATTGATTTGGTTTGTCACTTTTTGTATTCAGGTTTTCCCAGCTATTTCAAGCATTAAAGAGGACAAGTTGATTGAGTTTGAGGATGGACAAAATGGTCAATTTgatgtcatcatctttgctacTGGATACAATAGCACTGTGCTGAAGTGGCTTAAGGTTGCATcataacatatattttaaataggaaCATGATTATTTTTGTCCCAATAAGTTGAATTGTTGATTTTAGAATGTGCCTGAGACATGCCCTAATTAACTATTGTTTGTGTGACTTTGTTGTGTCCATACAGGATTACAGAGGGCTGTTCAATGAGAATGGAATGCCAAAACCAGATTTTCCAAATCACTGGAAGGGAGAGAATGCTATCTACTGCGCTGGATTTTCAAGAAGGGGATTAGATGGCATTGCTTTTGATGCCAAGCGTATTGCTGCTGACATAAAAAAGACCGTGAATATAAAGAACTTATTACCCAGTGAAGAGGACAACTTTGCTTCCTTCAAACTCTTAGAAAAATAAGTACACacacaaaactaaaaaaaatgccGTAGTGTATGGTTATAGTAATTAGTTTTTACGTTTGTGTGTGGTTAAGTAATGAGTTCTTAGAATAAAAGACATGACACCTGAAGTACTTTCCCCTGTCGGTGGATTTTGAGTGTGTGGTTCAGTTATGAACCGTGGGATTACATGAcccatatatgttttttttttgtttttttatttggtgtTCAGCTATATATGTCTCGttctaaataaaagaaagaaatataccGAATGTATAAGCTGAtaagttataatatatttacagttttttttttttttttgtatttctgtGCCTGCTTTTTACTGCTACTTGCTAaaatttcttcttattcttataGATAAGacagtttaataaaattataccaCCACGCATATATACACAATTATTTGCATTGTCAAGTTGCTaatctttttcttaaatgaCTTATGACGACTGGTTTCTACGTGTACATATCTACCTTATATTTGCTCCAGCTGGTGGTAAGCTAAAACAGTTAAATGGAATGACACTAAGtactaaatttacaatttaagAAAGTAAATGCAGACGCAAGAAAATCTTTACATTTATCCCAATAACATtgtttttgtgggaaaaatatcCTTCACCTCTAAAACCAGTTCAAAATTTCTAAACATTGTTTTTAATAGCCATAACTTTTTTGCCTTTACTTCCTCAATACTCAATAGTGTCATCAGAATTTGAATCCATCCATTTCCTAGCTATTTCAAGACAGCTTCTCAAACTGCATACGCTAAACCCCTCGATCGGCAACAACTTCATCAACATATAATTGCTCTTTAAATACCGAGAGTAAGAACAATATCAAAATCCAACCATTCATAGaagcaatagcaccccaccgtAAATGCAtacctagaattaaaattatgacCTGATGATGTGATTggcaaaaaaacacaaaacaattGTTGTCGTTCATGTATCATATGCTTTAATTTCCTTAATTACGTACACTaagttctatttttaaaatttgaagagaTGAATTAGTTAAGTACTCTACCATTtcgaatataagaaaaataaaaaaattatttttatgtttataaagaaaattagttaaacatcaaatgagtatattataaaattaatgttattcttttttatatgattGTGTTAATGagtatgtattaaaaaatattgataattaaattaataaataaatattttttaaaatacagtcAAAGTAcgttaataataatagtttttttaattttatatttgataaatattaattataaggatatatatatatatatatatatatatatatatatatgaaaatgttaataaatacttttaaatattatttattaccaCCGATTGAATGCAGAGataaattaattgtattaaGTTCTAGACTTAAATACACaactgtattaaatatttagagagAAAGTTTTAAATGACCTATTCATTCAAAATTgaccaaaaaatacttcaaataatAGATTGACACTTTTAAAATACTTTCTATGTCCTTACATACAAGATAAAATTAcctaattcattaaaaaaaaactttaacttggttgataataatgaatttatcttaaatttataatttttttaaaaattattattgtcattaatcattatttctcttctaatggtttatCAATACACactctttcttcttttaatgaAAAGGATTTCTAGTCTAAAAAGagttaatacaaaaatattatatatcgaatcttataaaaaaataaacattattttaaatttgaatgttataaataagaataaaaaatatattataaacacTACTAAATCAATtgcaagagatttttttttttacaaaatttcaacTTTGACATGTGAATTTAACCCAAACATTCTTTCACAAGTCTCCAATTATTTATATCTATCAAAGGTTAcaattatacaaataaattcTCACAATTAACTTAATTATACTTACAACACACTGTATAAGCACCGGTCCAATCCACTATTTATACCCCTAATTAGGTATTTAGGGTTGAGTTTTTATAATGACAATTAGACAAGaagattcaatttgaaaaaagttcaagacccaattaaaagaaaagtttaaataCCTAGTTAAAAATTTGGTAAAAGGATTAGATCCGTAAAATAATCAAACTTTTTTCTATTGCTACTTGGtcaaatttctttttgttttttttaagaaaaattaaattgagttcGACGGTttactcattcttttttttgctgCAGGTTTACTCCAATTCTTATTCTTACATATAACAGAGTTTAATACGACCACGCATATATACACAAGTATATTTACCTTTTCAAGCCACTAACCTTTTCTTAAATAGTCTATGACGACTGGTTTCTACGTGTACATATCTACCTTATATTAGCTCCAGCCGGTGGTAAGCGAAGAAAGTTAAATGGGATGACACTAATTTGCAATTTAAGAAAGTGGATGCAGCCGCAAGAAAATATTCTACCACATTTATCCCAAAAAAGATTGTTAATTTTGTGGGAAATAACCTTCACCTCTAAATTCATTTCAAAATACTGTAGGAAATAAAGTAAAGAGATAATACTTTTGGATTCGGGGCcttgaagaaagaaataaagtagATCAAATTAAAGAGATGACTAATTTTAGCAAATCTACTCTGCTATCTAGAGTGATATGTTTATTATTCCACGataataatatactttttacAACATCTAGTCTTTTTTTGGTCAGCCCTGATAAGTAATCAAGgatacatttaaaaattgacGAATCCACCTTACAATTTAGAGCTTTTGAAGCCTCAATCAACCATGAACCACCCATCAACAATGTTTACACCCACCGAACAACTTTTGTGAAAATTAACCTTTTAACCATATACAAGCTCAATTAATCAAAAGACAATTTTAATAGCCCAAATATGACCAGCATTTATCCCCAATTATGAGAATGTCATTAGCAAACTAAAGATTTGAGATATTTAATTAAGCTCTACTTAATTTCCCAGAAAATCTTTAAAAAGgccattatttacaattttttccaGCATGCATGGCATTCAAATCTCTAATCCATTCCCTTCATTATGCTTCAAAAGCCATTTGTTCCGTTACACCTATTAAATACTATCAACTTACTAAATCTAACCGGAgcaaaataattattctattactattattatcatTCTATCAATactaagaaaaaagataaaatagcaACTCATATATTTTCGTTGATGATAATAACCACATAAGAGATACAACATATAGCCTAGTGATTTGTCAATGATAATCATACAAATATCTTCATTTAATTAACAGACGTCCTAATGTTAAGTAAAGACATTTGTATGATTGTTGTtcagttttatattattaaatgagaGATACAATATATAACCTAGTGATTTTCAGTAGCAACATAAAGCTTGGCTGCATACTGACGTCCATAATTAGCTGGATTTCACtacatttacatatttattcTCTTATACTTTGCATATATGTACTTATACACATATTGTGTGTATATTTCTTATGGCACCCAGAAATCAGTAAACTACagaatatatagatatatgcgCAATGCTTTATATTTGGCCATTAGACATGGTAATCCAGCTGAACATCTTTAGTCTTCAAAGGCTCATAGCACTCATACACTTCCAAGTGATATGACAGAGCAGACTTGTCAACAATCTCGCAGTGCTAGGACTTGCAAACAAAATACATCACAGTTTGGATAACAAGCATTAGCAAGAACATATGAGACAGCAGCAAGAAAAACACAATCCCAAACACACTGTTCTGTCCATCGACCCCAAACCGAACCCCTTCCATCCGTTGACGACCACCATCGAGAACAAGAACTGtacaagaaagaacaaaaa comes from the Glycine soja cultivar W05 chromosome 6, ASM419377v2, whole genome shotgun sequence genome and includes:
- the LOC114414054 gene encoding probable indole-3-pyruvate monooxygenase YUCCA11 encodes the protein MEIEVPVVIVGAGPAGLATAACLNKYSIPNVVLERDDCHASLWRKRAYDRLKLHLGKDFCNLPHMPFPPDFPTFVPRVDFLRYLDNYVTRFKISIRYNRNVESASMDEQNNGKWRVVVKDTTTNADEVYVANYLVVATGENSEGYVPQIEGLEGFEGKHMHCSEYLNGRDLYGKHVLVVGCGNSGMEIAYDLSNWGANTSIVVRGPVHYFTKEMVYVGMSLLKYFKIEKVDKLMLLMSKLKYGDMSNYGLIRPKDGPFFLKKKGGTTPTIDVGCVSRIKKGEVKVFPAISSIKEDKLIEFEDGQNGQFDVIIFATGYNSTVLKWLKDYRGLFNENGMPKPDFPNHWKGENAIYCAGFSRRGLDGIAFDAKRIAADIKKTVNIKNLLPSEEDNFASFKLLEK